The Microbacterium sp. LWH7-1.2 genome window below encodes:
- a CDS encoding SRPBCC domain-containing protein gives MSEELTALSFTVSGRVARPVAEVYEAVADPEQLSRYFTTGGAHGRLEQGADVTWDFADFPGRFPVTVVESEPPRRLVIRWEARAGVEAETTTTFEFEPVDDGARTLVTITESAWQANADGAKNAFGNCEGWTGMLAALKVWVEHGINLRDGFYA, from the coding sequence ATGTCTGAGGAACTCACCGCACTCTCGTTCACCGTGTCGGGGCGCGTGGCACGACCCGTCGCGGAGGTCTACGAGGCCGTCGCCGACCCCGAGCAGCTGTCGCGCTACTTCACGACCGGAGGAGCGCACGGCCGGCTCGAGCAGGGTGCCGACGTCACATGGGACTTCGCCGACTTCCCGGGCCGCTTCCCCGTGACCGTCGTCGAGTCCGAGCCACCGCGCCGGCTCGTCATCCGATGGGAGGCGCGAGCCGGCGTCGAGGCCGAGACCACGACCACGTTCGAGTTCGAGCCCGTCGACGACGGCGCCCGCACGCTCGTGACGATCACCGAGTCCGCCTGGCAGGCGAACGCGGACGGCGCGAAGAACGCGTTCGGCAACTGCGAGGGCTGGACCGGAATGCTCGCCGCGCTCAAGGTCTGGGTCGAGCACGGCATCAACCTGCGCGACGGCTTCTACGCCTGA
- a CDS encoding MarR family transcriptional regulator, with protein sequence MNRPRFYTADEQDTWVPFAALLELLPRELDAQLLRDEDLTHFDYFALSMLSNADDHRLQMKELASMTNATLPRLSHVISRLEARGLVRRERNASDARATDAVITADGRRKVLQATPGHVETVREVLLDVITPEQAEQLREITAAVLARLDPDGRMAASRPR encoded by the coding sequence ATGAACAGGCCGCGGTTCTACACGGCGGACGAGCAGGACACCTGGGTGCCGTTCGCCGCGCTCCTCGAACTGCTCCCGCGCGAGCTCGACGCCCAGCTGCTGCGCGACGAGGACCTCACGCACTTCGACTACTTCGCGCTGTCGATGCTGTCGAACGCCGACGACCACCGCCTGCAGATGAAGGAGCTCGCGTCGATGACCAACGCGACGCTGCCGCGCCTGTCGCACGTGATCTCGCGGCTCGAGGCGCGCGGCCTCGTGCGGCGGGAGCGCAACGCCTCCGACGCCCGCGCCACCGACGCGGTCATCACCGCCGACGGCCGGCGCAAGGTGCTGCAGGCGACTCCGGGGCACGTGGAGACCGTGCGCGAGGTGCTGCTCGACGTCATCACGCCCGAGCAGGCGGAGCAGCTGCGGGAGATCACCGCCGCCGTGCTCGCCCGCCTCGACCCCGACGGGCGGATGGCCGCAAGCCGCCCGCGCTGA
- a CDS encoding NADPH-dependent F420 reductase, translating into MTTITIFGNGNMGQAISGVLARGGADIQHIGSADTGATVNGDIVVLAVPYPALAQITAAYGAQLAGKTVIDITNPLDFSTFDALVVPAGSSAAAELQAELPASKVLKAFNTNFAATLVSGREGDAPTTVLVAGDDTDAKAGLIAAITAGGLEAVDAGSLARAHELESIGFLQLTLAVGEQIGWAGGLALVR; encoded by the coding sequence ATGACCACGATCACGATCTTCGGAAACGGCAACATGGGCCAGGCAATCAGCGGCGTGCTCGCCCGCGGCGGTGCCGACATCCAGCACATCGGCAGCGCCGACACCGGTGCCACCGTGAACGGCGACATCGTCGTGCTCGCCGTCCCGTACCCGGCGCTCGCGCAGATCACCGCCGCCTACGGCGCGCAGCTCGCCGGCAAGACCGTCATCGACATCACCAACCCCCTCGACTTCTCGACGTTCGACGCGCTCGTCGTGCCCGCCGGCAGCTCGGCGGCCGCCGAGCTCCAGGCCGAGCTCCCCGCGTCGAAGGTGCTGAAGGCGTTCAACACGAACTTCGCCGCCACCCTGGTAAGCGGTCGCGAGGGCGACGCCCCGACCACCGTGCTCGTCGCGGGCGACGACACAGACGCCAAGGCGGGCCTCATCGCGGCGATCACCGCCGGCGGACTCGAAGCCGTCGACGCGGGCTCCCTCGCGCGTGCCCACGAGCTCGAGTCGATCGGATTCCTCCAGCTGACCCTCGCGGTCGGCGAGCAGATCGGCTGGGCCGGCGGCCTGGCGCTCGTGCGCTGA
- a CDS encoding ABC transporter permease has protein sequence MNGQRLSTIVGLELTQRTRSIAWYVLLGVFALLLAIVTGLSFLAWGSALQPGGAIYSTIVYITLLLVVLVSPTLSGNAINGDRDAATLAPVQVTLATTLEILVGKFLAAWVTGLAFVAVAVPFLVLATLGGGGAPATITVSLLVLVFEVGIISAIGVALSGILSRPLFSVATTYLVVAALVVGTLIAFALVGMTMRSEVTNHYRSIEYDQYSGDSFPCMPGETPSDEYPCDDDIEVRCGEWRTSTYEMPRFDHVWWLFAANPFVILADATPTQYDAYGNPNDLFGQIKFGVRAAQQPPELEQRWDDCAPALEDERPTPAEVIDHSTPSWFVGMALQLLLAVGLMWWAWARTRTPAGRLPTGTRIA, from the coding sequence GTGAACGGTCAGCGACTCAGCACCATCGTCGGCCTCGAGCTGACCCAGCGCACCCGGAGCATCGCCTGGTACGTGCTGCTCGGCGTCTTCGCGCTGCTGCTCGCGATCGTGACCGGGCTGTCGTTCCTCGCGTGGGGGTCGGCGCTCCAGCCGGGCGGAGCGATCTACTCCACGATCGTCTACATCACGCTCCTGCTGGTGGTGCTGGTGTCGCCCACGCTGAGCGGCAACGCGATCAACGGAGACCGGGATGCCGCGACCCTCGCGCCCGTGCAGGTCACGCTGGCGACGACCCTCGAGATCCTGGTCGGGAAGTTCCTCGCCGCATGGGTCACGGGCCTGGCGTTCGTGGCGGTGGCCGTCCCGTTCCTCGTGCTCGCGACGCTCGGGGGCGGGGGAGCGCCGGCGACGATCACGGTGTCGCTGCTCGTGCTCGTGTTCGAGGTCGGCATCATCTCCGCGATCGGCGTCGCGCTGAGTGGCATCCTGTCGCGACCGCTGTTCTCGGTCGCCACCACGTACCTGGTGGTCGCGGCGCTCGTGGTCGGCACGCTCATCGCGTTCGCGCTCGTCGGCATGACGATGCGGTCCGAGGTGACGAACCACTACCGCTCCATCGAGTACGACCAGTACTCCGGCGACAGCTTCCCGTGCATGCCCGGCGAGACGCCGAGCGACGAGTATCCGTGCGATGACGACATCGAGGTGCGGTGCGGCGAGTGGCGGACGTCGACCTACGAGATGCCGCGGTTCGACCACGTGTGGTGGCTGTTCGCGGCCAACCCGTTCGTGATCCTCGCGGACGCGACGCCGACGCAGTACGACGCGTACGGCAACCCGAACGACCTCTTCGGCCAGATCAAGTTCGGTGTGCGGGCGGCTCAGCAGCCGCCCGAGCTCGAGCAGCGCTGGGACGACTGCGCGCCCGCGCTCGAGGACGAACGGCCCACGCCCGCGGAGGTCATCGACCACTCGACGCCGAGCTGGTTCGTCGGCATGGCGCTGCAGCTGCTGCTCGCAGTGGGCTTGATGTGGTGGGCATGGGCCCGCACGCGCACCCCCGCCGGGCGCCTGCCGACGGGGACGCGCATCGCGTAG
- a CDS encoding ABC transporter ATP-binding protein, with product MSTPSPAPRAPGIPAEPGIVVQGVRRSFGEVQAVRNVTLRAHAGRVTGLVGPNGSGKTTLLLMLASLLAPDAGSIRIDGVDPVFDPQEARALLGWMPDALGAWNSLSSRETLAVTARLYGMPRAEASVRADALLAEVGLVDLADAPARVLSRGQKQRLGLARALVHDPRVLLLDEPASGLDPQARIDLRLLLRRFAAEGRTVLVSSHILSELEEVVDDAVFLMAGATVDPARVEAAARRARPWRVRIAGAEASVAVQAVADALGIPAESLGVDRRDIVVSFESEDAAAGALRDLVRSGLDVVEFAAAQGALERTFLDLGDGRPPQAPPPSEPPLPREDESEATS from the coding sequence GTGAGCACGCCGAGCCCGGCCCCTCGGGCCCCCGGAATCCCCGCCGAGCCCGGCATCGTCGTCCAGGGCGTGCGCCGCTCGTTCGGCGAGGTGCAGGCCGTCCGCAACGTGACGCTGCGGGCGCACGCCGGCCGGGTCACGGGCCTCGTCGGTCCGAACGGCTCGGGCAAGACGACGCTTCTCCTCATGCTCGCGTCCCTCCTCGCGCCCGACGCGGGCTCGATCCGCATCGACGGCGTCGACCCTGTGTTCGACCCGCAGGAGGCCCGGGCGCTGCTCGGCTGGATGCCCGACGCTCTCGGCGCCTGGAACTCGCTCAGTTCGCGCGAGACCCTGGCGGTGACGGCGCGGCTGTACGGGATGCCGCGGGCCGAGGCATCCGTCCGCGCCGACGCGCTTCTCGCCGAAGTGGGCCTGGTCGATCTCGCGGATGCGCCCGCCCGCGTACTGTCACGAGGGCAGAAGCAGCGCCTCGGACTGGCGCGCGCCCTCGTGCACGACCCGCGCGTGCTGCTGCTCGACGAGCCGGCGTCGGGTCTCGACCCGCAGGCGCGCATCGACCTGCGCCTGCTGCTGCGGCGGTTCGCCGCCGAGGGGCGCACCGTGCTCGTGTCGAGTCACATCCTGTCCGAGCTCGAGGAGGTCGTCGACGACGCCGTCTTCCTGATGGCGGGCGCCACCGTCGACCCGGCCCGCGTCGAGGCAGCCGCCCGCCGCGCCCGCCCGTGGCGGGTCCGGATCGCCGGGGCCGAGGCATCCGTCGCCGTCCAGGCCGTTGCTGACGCACTGGGGATCCCGGCGGAGAGCCTGGGCGTCGACCGCCGTGACATCGTGGTGTCGTTCGAATCGGAGGATGCCGCGGCCGGCGCGCTGCGCGACCTCGTCCGCTCAGGGCTCGACGTCGTGGAGTTCGCCGCGGCGCAGGGCGCGCTCGAGCGCACGTTCCTCGACCTCGGCGACGGGCGCCCACCGCAGGCGCCGCCGCCATCCGAACCACCGCTGCCGCGCGAGGACGAGAGCGAGGCGACGTCGTGA
- a CDS encoding glycerophosphodiester phosphodiesterase family protein produces MPRRHPLVIGHRGAPGYRPEHSRSSYALAFEMGVDAVEPDVVVSKDGVLVVRHENEISGTTDVADRPEFADRHATKYVDGAELTGWFTEDFTWDELSTLRCRERISDVRPTSASFDDEQHVLRLRDVLDATREASLEFGREIGVVLEIKHATYFASIGWDVAELVDAELREAGWASGELPLTIESFESTVLYALQERGIRGSYVYLLEDAGRPFDLFSAHGKASLTYRQTAAPAGLDALVGRVDGISVNKRTILRPDRLGRTAGPSRVVADAHDRGLRVFTWTCRPENRFLIGQFRTRGGPGSFGDWESEWAVIRDAGVDGVFVDHPDLGVAFFRS; encoded by the coding sequence GTGCCCCGTCGACATCCCCTCGTGATCGGACACCGCGGTGCCCCCGGGTACCGGCCGGAGCACTCGCGCTCCTCGTACGCCCTGGCCTTCGAGATGGGCGTCGATGCCGTCGAACCCGACGTCGTGGTGTCGAAGGACGGCGTGCTCGTGGTGCGGCACGAGAACGAGATCTCGGGCACCACGGATGTCGCCGACCGCCCGGAGTTCGCCGACCGGCACGCGACGAAGTACGTGGACGGGGCCGAGCTGACCGGCTGGTTCACCGAGGACTTCACGTGGGACGAGCTGTCGACGCTGCGCTGCCGCGAGCGGATCTCCGACGTGCGCCCGACGAGCGCGAGCTTCGACGACGAGCAGCACGTGCTGCGCCTGCGGGACGTGCTCGACGCGACGCGGGAGGCCTCGCTCGAGTTCGGCCGCGAGATCGGCGTCGTGCTCGAGATCAAGCACGCCACGTACTTCGCATCGATCGGATGGGATGTCGCGGAGCTCGTCGACGCCGAACTGCGCGAGGCGGGCTGGGCGTCGGGCGAGCTGCCGCTCACCATCGAGTCGTTCGAGTCGACGGTGCTGTACGCGCTTCAGGAGCGCGGCATCCGTGGGTCCTACGTGTACCTGCTCGAGGACGCGGGACGCCCGTTCGACCTGTTCAGCGCGCACGGCAAGGCCTCGCTGACGTACCGGCAGACGGCAGCGCCGGCGGGGCTCGACGCACTTGTCGGGCGCGTGGACGGGATCAGCGTCAACAAGCGCACCATCCTCCGCCCCGACCGGCTCGGGCGCACCGCCGGGCCCTCGCGCGTCGTCGCCGACGCGCACGACCGGGGCCTGCGCGTCTTCACCTGGACCTGCCGCCCCGAGAACAGGTTCCTGATCGGGCAGTTCCGCACCCGCGGCGGTCCCGGGTCGTTCGGCGACTGGGAATCCGAGTGGGCGGTGATCAGAGACGCGGGCGTCGACGGCGTCTTCGTCGACCATCCCGACCTCGGGGTCGCGTTCTTCCGCTCCTGA
- a CDS encoding Bax inhibitor-1/YccA family protein — protein MALNNPAFNNPAFQDPKAVQTYPGGSQAANLGGQSQFATAQRAGADAAAQAQLEGMYAAPSAGAAETGRMSYEDTIWKTVGLFAILLVTAAVGWVWTMAGVTPTNPAPSILPWMIGALGGFVLAMVVIFTSRKKIRPALIFAYAAFEGLFVGAISAFFEFLWPGIVVQATLATLAVVGVTLALFASGKIRASKRATKVFMIAMVGYLVFSLINIGLMIFNVPLAGGAFGLLSGVEIMGIPLGLIIGVLVVIMAAYSLVLDFDQIQQGVRNGAPRQFGWLGAFGIMVTVVWLYLEILRILAIARGNS, from the coding sequence GTGGCCCTCAACAACCCCGCGTTCAACAACCCGGCCTTCCAGGACCCGAAGGCCGTTCAGACCTACCCCGGCGGTTCGCAGGCGGCGAACCTGGGCGGCCAGTCGCAGTTCGCGACGGCGCAGCGTGCCGGAGCGGATGCCGCGGCCCAGGCGCAGCTCGAGGGCATGTACGCGGCACCGTCCGCGGGCGCCGCCGAGACCGGCCGCATGTCGTATGAAGACACCATCTGGAAGACCGTCGGCCTGTTCGCCATCCTCCTCGTCACCGCGGCAGTCGGCTGGGTATGGACGATGGCGGGCGTCACACCGACGAACCCCGCGCCCTCGATCCTCCCGTGGATGATCGGCGCGCTCGGTGGCTTCGTACTGGCGATGGTCGTCATCTTCACGTCGCGCAAGAAGATCCGCCCGGCGCTCATCTTCGCCTACGCCGCCTTCGAGGGCCTCTTCGTCGGCGCCATCTCGGCGTTCTTCGAGTTCCTCTGGCCGGGCATCGTCGTGCAGGCCACGCTCGCGACGCTCGCCGTCGTCGGTGTGACCCTCGCTCTCTTCGCCAGCGGGAAGATCCGTGCGTCGAAGCGCGCCACCAAGGTCTTCATGATCGCGATGGTCGGCTACCTCGTGTTCTCGCTCATCAACATCGGCCTCATGATCTTCAACGTGCCGCTCGCCGGCGGGGCATTCGGTCTGCTCAGCGGCGTCGAGATCATGGGGATCCCGCTCGGCCTGATCATCGGCGTGCTCGTCGTCATCATGGCGGCGTACTCGCTGGTGCTCGACTTCGACCAGATCCAGCAGGGCGTGCGCAACGGCGCTCCCCGTCAGTTCGGCTGGCTCGGCGCGTTCGGCATCATGGTGACGGTCGTCTGGCTGTACCTCGAGATCCTGCGCATCCTCGCGATTGCGCGCGGCAACAGCTGA
- a CDS encoding S8 family serine peptidase: MFRRSLAVVSALALAIATPTAAMAATADDDPSSRFEKSDTKGPVGTTARPLSVGADGRVTVIVEMAGDPVAVAQAKKGSELTAAERKAIKSSLKKNQDAIAGTIKAKDGRIEATMQSAYNGIQMNIPAEQVDAVAALPNVVAVHAVKTYTLDNAVSVPFLGVPQVWENTGFTGENIKVAVIDTGIDYTHANFGGIGTPEAYAAANAAETQPADPAQFGPDAPRIKGGWDFVGDSYNADPASEDYQPVPMPDANPLDCNGHGSHVAGTAGGSGVTAEGDTYTGPYDESTASAEWTIGPGVAPQADLYALRVFGCGGSTDVVVPAIDWAVDNGMDVINMSLGSPFGRGDDPDEVAASNAVGAGVVVVKSAGNEGPSPYLAGNGDGVVSVAAVDSTATFPGALITVDGVAVPAINANGAVLTGLPAMTVVRLTDNPATPEENEALGCSVAAYEYAGITIGGNQLAVSTRGVCARVAKAIFAQQAGAAAAVMINTSDDYPPFEGEITENPDTGDDYTVTIPFLGVRMSDGPKLVDDAEATVEPAPLENPAFRGYASFSSSGPRSGDSALGVDVAAPGVSIVSTGVGTGNGPATISGTSMAAPHVAGVAALAVEAHPAWSASEVASVLVSTADPDKVVGQNLVRGGVGLVDTAQAVAEQVTATGDSFKTEDGKLRETALSFGFQETAKTFQGKKTVTVTNYGSEPVTYSVGIEASAQSEAATVTASPNQVTVKPGRSEKVTVDLSAPATAVGSSGTGGFAFYEFSGDVVLTSAGGALRVPYLLVPRATTAVSAVGDLKVTKKNTPVDGDVAVTLKNNQGAFAGDADFYTWGLEDKKDTPKAFTDTGYDLRAAGVQSFGWDDAGDQLLVFAVNTHSRWSNAAANEFDVVIDTNGDGEPDWIVFSADGGLVTAGDANGISQVFEYEVATGEVFAAGFNASAPTDSSTILLPVVASDLGITSGAFSYTVQSFSSVNDGSDAIDAMASYDPWAPALTNGQFESVPVGGKIDVPVTVNGAAFSAQKPLGVMVVVQDNAAGADEALLVKAK, encoded by the coding sequence TTGTTCCGACGTTCCCTAGCCGTCGTCAGCGCGCTCGCGCTCGCGATCGCCACTCCCACCGCGGCGATGGCCGCCACTGCTGACGACGACCCGTCGTCGCGATTCGAGAAGTCAGACACCAAGGGTCCGGTCGGCACGACCGCCCGGCCGCTGAGCGTCGGCGCCGACGGCCGGGTGACCGTCATCGTCGAGATGGCCGGCGATCCGGTCGCCGTTGCCCAGGCGAAGAAGGGCAGCGAGCTGACCGCCGCCGAGCGCAAGGCCATCAAGAGCTCGCTGAAGAAGAATCAGGACGCCATCGCCGGCACGATCAAAGCCAAGGACGGCCGCATCGAAGCCACGATGCAGTCCGCCTACAACGGCATCCAGATGAACATCCCCGCCGAGCAGGTCGACGCCGTGGCTGCCCTGCCCAACGTCGTCGCCGTGCACGCGGTGAAGACGTACACGCTGGACAACGCGGTGTCGGTGCCCTTCCTCGGGGTGCCGCAGGTGTGGGAGAACACCGGCTTCACCGGTGAGAACATCAAGGTGGCGGTGATCGACACCGGCATCGACTACACCCACGCGAACTTCGGCGGCATCGGCACACCCGAGGCCTACGCCGCGGCGAACGCGGCCGAGACACAGCCGGCCGACCCTGCGCAGTTCGGCCCGGACGCCCCGCGCATCAAGGGCGGCTGGGACTTCGTCGGCGACTCGTACAACGCCGATCCGGCTTCCGAGGACTACCAGCCCGTGCCGATGCCCGACGCGAACCCGCTCGACTGCAACGGGCACGGCAGCCATGTCGCCGGCACCGCAGGGGGCAGCGGCGTCACCGCTGAGGGCGACACCTACACAGGCCCGTACGACGAGTCCACGGCCTCGGCCGAATGGACGATCGGCCCGGGCGTCGCCCCGCAGGCCGACCTCTACGCGCTCCGCGTCTTCGGCTGCGGCGGTTCGACCGACGTGGTCGTGCCGGCCATCGACTGGGCCGTCGACAACGGCATGGACGTCATCAACATGTCGCTCGGTTCACCGTTCGGGCGCGGTGACGACCCCGACGAGGTCGCGGCGTCGAACGCCGTCGGCGCCGGTGTGGTCGTCGTCAAGTCCGCGGGCAACGAAGGGCCGAGCCCCTACCTCGCCGGCAACGGCGACGGCGTGGTCTCGGTGGCGGCCGTCGACAGCACGGCCACGTTCCCCGGTGCCCTCATCACCGTCGACGGTGTCGCGGTGCCGGCCATCAACGCGAACGGTGCGGTCCTCACCGGGCTTCCCGCGATGACCGTCGTGCGGCTCACCGACAACCCCGCCACCCCGGAGGAGAACGAGGCGCTCGGCTGCTCGGTCGCGGCGTACGAATACGCCGGCATCACCATCGGCGGCAACCAGCTCGCGGTCTCGACGCGCGGCGTCTGCGCCCGCGTGGCGAAGGCGATCTTCGCTCAGCAGGCGGGTGCGGCGGCAGCCGTGATGATCAACACCTCGGACGACTACCCGCCGTTCGAGGGTGAGATCACCGAGAACCCCGACACCGGCGACGACTACACCGTCACCATCCCGTTCCTCGGCGTGCGCATGTCCGACGGGCCCAAGCTCGTCGACGACGCGGAGGCGACGGTCGAGCCCGCTCCCCTGGAGAACCCCGCCTTCCGCGGATACGCGTCGTTCAGCTCGAGCGGACCCCGCAGCGGTGACAGCGCCCTCGGCGTCGATGTCGCGGCACCCGGCGTCTCGATCGTCTCGACCGGCGTCGGCACCGGCAACGGCCCGGCGACCATCTCGGGAACGTCGATGGCCGCCCCGCACGTGGCAGGTGTCGCGGCGCTCGCCGTCGAGGCCCACCCGGCCTGGTCGGCCTCGGAGGTCGCGTCGGTGCTCGTCTCCACCGCCGACCCCGACAAGGTCGTGGGCCAGAACCTCGTCCGCGGCGGCGTCGGGCTCGTGGACACCGCGCAGGCGGTGGCCGAGCAGGTGACGGCGACGGGCGACTCGTTCAAGACCGAGGACGGAAAGCTCCGCGAGACGGCGCTCAGCTTCGGCTTCCAGGAAACCGCCAAGACCTTCCAGGGCAAGAAGACGGTGACGGTGACGAACTACGGCAGCGAGCCCGTGACCTACAGCGTGGGCATCGAGGCTTCCGCCCAGTCCGAGGCTGCGACCGTCACGGCGAGCCCGAATCAGGTCACCGTGAAGCCGGGCCGTTCCGAGAAGGTCACGGTCGACCTCAGCGCTCCCGCCACGGCGGTGGGAAGCTCGGGCACCGGCGGGTTCGCCTTCTACGAGTTCTCCGGCGACGTCGTGCTCACGTCGGCGGGCGGAGCCCTGCGGGTCCCGTACCTGCTCGTGCCCCGCGCCACGACCGCGGTCTCGGCGGTGGGCGACCTCAAGGTCACGAAGAAGAACACCCCGGTCGACGGTGACGTCGCCGTCACGCTGAAGAACAACCAGGGCGCCTTCGCGGGCGACGCGGACTTCTACACGTGGGGCCTGGAAGACAAGAAGGACACCCCCAAGGCGTTCACGGACACCGGCTACGACCTTCGCGCCGCGGGCGTGCAGTCGTTCGGCTGGGACGACGCCGGCGACCAGCTGCTCGTCTTCGCGGTCAACACCCACAGCCGGTGGTCCAACGCGGCCGCCAACGAGTTCGACGTGGTCATCGACACGAACGGCGACGGCGAGCCCGACTGGATCGTGTTCTCCGCCGACGGCGGTCTGGTGACCGCAGGCGATGCGAACGGCATCTCGCAGGTGTTCGAGTACGAGGTGGCCACCGGCGAGGTGTTCGCCGCGGGCTTCAACGCCTCCGCCCCCACCGACAGCAGCACGATCCTGCTTCCGGTGGTCGCGAGCGACCTGGGCATCACGTCGGGTGCGTTCAGCTACACCGTGCAGAGCTTCTCGTCGGTCAACGACGGCTCGGACGCGATCGACGCCATGGCGAGCTACGACCCGTGGGCGCCCGCGCTCACCAACGGGCAGTTCGAGTCGGTTCCGGTCGGCGGCAAGATCGACGTGCCTGTCACCGTGAACGGGGCCGCGTTCTCGGCGCAGAAGCCGCTCGGCGTCATGGTCGTCGTGCAGGACAACGCGGCGGGCGCCGACGAGGCGCTGCTGGTCAAGGCCAAGTAA
- a CDS encoding helix-turn-helix transcriptional regulator → MAEIIPLPAKAPRPSREREPLWRDALGERLRNLRHERGERLADTADRAGVSPQYLSEIERGLKEPSSEMIAAVAGALEVTLIELTAGVVDDLRSRAGERAVVGCRATYALAA, encoded by the coding sequence ATGGCCGAGATCATCCCGCTGCCGGCGAAGGCCCCGCGTCCCTCCCGTGAGCGCGAGCCGCTGTGGCGCGACGCGCTGGGCGAGCGGCTGCGCAACCTGCGCCATGAACGGGGCGAGCGCCTCGCCGACACGGCCGACCGCGCCGGCGTCTCTCCGCAGTATCTCTCCGAGATCGAGCGAGGTCTCAAGGAGCCGTCCAGCGAGATGATCGCCGCGGTCGCCGGTGCCCTCGAGGTGACGCTGATCGAACTGACGGCGGGTGTCGTCGACGACCTCCGCTCGCGCGCCGGCGAGCGTGCGGTGGTCGGATGCCGCGCCACTTACGCTCTCGCCGCGTGA
- the ligD gene encoding non-homologous end-joining DNA ligase: MTPAKSEAEILEIDGHEVRISSPSKIVFPEPGITKLDVVRYYLAVADGALRGAGGRPMVLKRFPKGIDQEPFFQKRVPENHPDFIDTATLQYARGTSAEEAVIRDAAGLAWVVNLGCLDLNPHPVRAEDLDRPDELRIDLDPMPGVDWSQIVDVAFVAREVLDDVGLVGWPKTSGSRGMHVLVRIAAHWDYKQVRLAAETLAREVENRAPGLATARWWKEERGESVFVDFNQNAKDRTVASAYSIRPLPDARVSTPLDWDEVRARRPAEFTVLTVPGRYADVGDPHAGIDDAVGTLDGLLRLAEELGPAEKPPRGGDGSGRRQSTMPLIEIARTKTKPEAVHALEAWKSSHASVVAQLHPADVLIDGMRGSSSLWYRVRVNLQHVPEAERPPQEELLADYDPWEGKTWPGAPGGPAPAR, from the coding sequence GTGACGCCCGCGAAGTCGGAAGCCGAGATCCTCGAGATCGACGGGCACGAGGTGCGCATCTCGAGCCCGAGCAAGATCGTGTTCCCCGAGCCGGGGATCACCAAGCTCGACGTCGTCCGGTACTACCTCGCCGTCGCCGACGGCGCGCTCCGCGGCGCGGGCGGCCGCCCGATGGTGCTCAAGCGCTTCCCGAAGGGCATCGACCAGGAGCCGTTCTTCCAGAAGCGCGTGCCCGAGAACCACCCCGACTTCATCGACACGGCGACGCTGCAGTACGCGCGGGGCACGTCCGCCGAGGAGGCGGTGATCCGGGATGCTGCGGGCCTCGCGTGGGTCGTCAACCTCGGGTGTCTCGACCTGAACCCGCATCCCGTCCGCGCGGAGGACCTCGACCGTCCCGACGAACTGCGTATCGACCTCGACCCCATGCCGGGGGTCGACTGGTCGCAGATCGTCGACGTCGCGTTCGTCGCGCGCGAGGTGCTCGACGACGTCGGACTCGTGGGCTGGCCCAAGACGAGCGGCTCGCGGGGGATGCACGTCCTGGTGCGCATCGCTGCGCACTGGGACTACAAGCAGGTGCGCCTCGCCGCCGAGACGCTCGCCCGCGAGGTCGAGAACCGTGCGCCCGGACTCGCGACCGCGCGGTGGTGGAAGGAGGAGCGCGGCGAGAGCGTGTTCGTCGACTTCAACCAGAACGCGAAGGACCGCACCGTGGCGTCGGCGTACTCCATCCGCCCGCTGCCCGACGCACGCGTCTCCACCCCGCTCGACTGGGACGAGGTGCGCGCACGGCGCCCCGCCGAGTTCACCGTGCTCACGGTGCCCGGGCGTTACGCCGACGTCGGCGACCCTCACGCCGGCATCGACGACGCGGTCGGCACGCTCGACGGGCTCCTGCGCCTCGCCGAGGAACTCGGACCGGCCGAGAAGCCGCCCCGCGGGGGTGACGGGTCGGGTCGCCGCCAGTCGACGATGCCGCTCATCGAGATCGCCCGAACGAAGACCAAGCCCGAGGCGGTCCACGCCCTCGAGGCGTGGAAGAGCAGCCACGCGTCCGTGGTGGCGCAGCTGCACCCCGCCGACGTGCTCATCGACGGCATGCGCGGGTCGAGCTCGCTCTGGTATCGCGTGCGCGTCAACCTGCAGCACGTGCCCGAGGCCGAGCGCCCGCCGCAGGAGGAGCTCCTCGCCGACTACGACCCCTGGGAGGGCAAGACCTGGCCCGGCGCTCCGGGCGGGCCCGCCCCCGCTCGTTGA